In one Mucilaginibacter ginsenosidivorax genomic region, the following are encoded:
- a CDS encoding YceI family protein codes for MKTKWKIDPSHSEVQFKVKHLMITTISGHFHSYDLEVLTEGDDFTTASKIEFAANVDSISTKNEQRDAHLKSADFFNAEQHVAISFSGKRFEPNADEYLLHGDLTIKGVTRPILLHVDFGGIVADPYNQIKAGFTVTGKISRKEFGLTWDAITEAGQVVVSDEIRINCDIQLIKS; via the coding sequence ATGAAAACAAAATGGAAAATCGACCCTTCACACAGTGAAGTACAATTCAAGGTAAAACACCTGATGATTACCACCATCTCCGGTCACTTTCATTCTTATGACCTGGAAGTGCTGACAGAGGGTGACGACTTTACAACAGCCTCAAAAATCGAATTCGCGGCCAATGTCGACTCGATCAGCACTAAAAACGAACAGCGTGACGCGCATTTAAAATCGGCAGATTTTTTTAACGCAGAACAGCACGTGGCAATCAGTTTTAGCGGCAAAAGGTTTGAGCCAAATGCAGATGAATACCTGTTACATGGCGACCTGACCATTAAAGGGGTAACCAGGCCGATCTTACTACATGTGGATTTTGGCGGCATTGTTGCAGATCCGTATAATCAAATCAAGGCAGGCTTTACCGTAACGGGCAAGATCAGCCGCAAAGAGTTTGGCTTAACCTGGGATGCCATTACGGAGGCGGGACAGGTCGTAGTCAGCGACGAGATCCGCATCAATTGCGATATACAACTTATTAAATCTTAA
- a CDS encoding alpha/beta hydrolase has translation MKLQNLIGVQFKLVAACMLLISAAAFGQTKTPEKNIVIVHGAFADASGWEAVYAILKKDGYNVTLVQNPLTSLEDDVAATNRALDKQDGPVILVGHSWGGAVITQAGVSDKVAALVYVAAFVPDKGETVISLLQSGPPLPVNGILPPDEKGIVYFDKAKFRECFATEQSVDKANFMADSQQPIAVKSFLTPLTETAWKNKPSYAIVATEDKSINPVLERTMYKRAGAKVTELKGSHTLYMSQAKAVATVIESAATK, from the coding sequence ATGAAACTTCAAAATCTAATTGGTGTGCAATTTAAACTTGTTGCTGCCTGCATGTTATTAATTTCGGCGGCCGCATTTGGTCAAACTAAAACCCCTGAAAAAAATATTGTTATCGTTCATGGTGCTTTTGCAGATGCATCGGGCTGGGAAGCGGTTTATGCTATCCTAAAAAAAGACGGTTACAACGTTACCCTTGTACAAAATCCATTAACCTCGCTGGAAGATGATGTTGCAGCCACTAACCGCGCTTTAGACAAACAGGATGGCCCTGTAATTCTTGTCGGGCATTCCTGGGGCGGCGCGGTGATTACGCAGGCCGGCGTTTCAGACAAAGTTGCGGCACTGGTTTATGTGGCAGCTTTTGTACCCGACAAGGGAGAAACCGTTATTTCTTTACTACAATCAGGCCCGCCGCTGCCGGTAAATGGAATTCTTCCACCCGACGAAAAAGGAATTGTTTATTTTGATAAAGCGAAATTCAGGGAATGCTTTGCGACCGAGCAAAGCGTAGATAAAGCAAATTTCATGGCTGATTCCCAGCAACCGATTGCGGTTAAATCATTTTTAACCCCGCTAACGGAAACCGCCTGGAAAAACAAACCCTCCTATGCAATAGTTGCAACAGAAGATAAAAGTATCAATCCTGTGTTGGAACGCACTATGTATAAACGCGCTGGCGCTAAGGTAACGGAATTGAAAGGCAGTCATACCCTGTACATGTCGCAGGCCAAAGCAGTGGCAACCGTGATAGAGAGTGCGGCGACCAAGTAA